A single region of the Gilliamella apis genome encodes:
- the ilvD gene encoding dihydroxy-acid dehydratase has product MQQKCKFARDLWSQLDALRMGMNYTVEDTEKPQVLIDDCFGESHPGSYHLDSLGYEVVLGVHERGGRSVRSHVTDICDGWGQGHDGMNYILASREAIANMVEIHGSVIPYDAAVLISSCDKSVPAHLIAAARLDIPLVHVPGGSMRPAPNMTTSDLGGATAQYKKGEIDIRQIQTLQRCGCPTAGACQFMGTASTMQCMSEALGLALPGSALAPSTMSEIRRMARSAGHHAMYLAKEGITSRKILTPAAFENAIKVHAAISGSTNALIHLPAIAHASGFELTADVFDRINNTVPYLTNVQPSGKYVTELLWFAGGIPMVQWMIKDLLDLDVMTVTGQSLGDNLEMMQQTGFFDRNLGYLHNYKLERNDLIRNPNKEKMGSIAVLKGNIAPDGAVIKYTACSPDMHKHTGPAKVYNSEEAAQEAIINNKVNPGDVIFIRYEGPKGSGAPEMLMTTDAIVFDKRLNGSVALVTDGRFSGATHGPCIGHVSPEAADGGPIALVEDNDIVEIDVHARKLNIIGINGESKSAQEIAEIFAKRKEKWTPPDYSKRKGVFKQYTERAKSLMAGAYIE; this is encoded by the coding sequence ATGCAACAAAAATGTAAATTTGCCAGGGATCTATGGTCACAATTAGATGCATTACGAATGGGAATGAATTATACCGTTGAAGATACGGAAAAACCTCAAGTCCTGATTGATGACTGTTTTGGCGAAAGTCACCCTGGTAGTTATCATCTTGATAGTTTAGGTTATGAAGTTGTTCTTGGCGTGCATGAACGAGGCGGTCGTTCAGTACGTAGTCATGTTACAGATATTTGTGATGGCTGGGGACAAGGTCATGATGGCATGAATTATATATTAGCCTCAAGGGAAGCGATTGCTAATATGGTTGAAATCCATGGCTCTGTCATACCATATGATGCAGCCGTACTTATTTCTAGCTGTGATAAATCAGTACCTGCTCACTTAATTGCAGCAGCACGACTTGATATACCATTAGTTCATGTGCCAGGTGGTTCAATGCGCCCGGCACCTAATATGACAACATCTGATTTAGGTGGTGCCACAGCACAATATAAAAAAGGTGAAATTGATATAAGACAGATTCAAACCTTACAAAGGTGTGGTTGCCCTACCGCTGGAGCATGTCAATTCATGGGTACCGCAAGTACAATGCAATGTATGTCAGAAGCACTTGGCCTAGCATTACCTGGAAGTGCATTAGCACCATCGACAATGTCCGAAATTCGTAGGATGGCCAGATCTGCTGGACATCATGCCATGTATCTAGCCAAAGAAGGAATAACATCACGAAAAATACTCACACCAGCAGCATTTGAAAATGCCATTAAAGTACACGCTGCTATCAGTGGTAGTACAAATGCGCTTATTCACCTACCAGCAATTGCACATGCATCAGGATTTGAATTAACCGCAGATGTATTTGATCGCATTAATAATACCGTACCATACCTTACCAATGTACAACCAAGTGGAAAATACGTAACAGAACTATTATGGTTTGCCGGCGGTATTCCAATGGTTCAATGGATGATTAAGGATTTACTCGATCTTGATGTAATGACAGTTACTGGGCAGTCTTTAGGTGATAATTTGGAAATGATGCAACAAACTGGTTTCTTTGACCGTAATTTAGGCTATTTGCATAATTACAAATTAGAACGAAATGATTTAATTCGAAATCCTAACAAAGAAAAAATGGGATCTATCGCTGTTTTAAAAGGTAATATAGCTCCAGATGGTGCAGTTATAAAATATACAGCTTGTAGTCCTGATATGCATAAACATACTGGACCAGCCAAAGTTTATAATTCTGAAGAAGCTGCTCAAGAGGCCATTATTAATAATAAAGTTAATCCTGGTGATGTTATTTTCATTCGTTATGAAGGACCAAAAGGTTCAGGTGCCCCAGAAATGTTAATGACTACTGATGCGATTGTCTTTGATAAACGACTTAATGGCAGTGTAGCATTAGTTACTGATGGCCGTTTTTCTGGGGCAACACATGGACCATGCATAGGACATGTATCACCAGAAGCTGCCGATGGTGGTCCAATCGCACTTGTTGAAGATAATGATATTGTCGAAATTGATGTGCATGCAAGAAAACTCAATATCATTGGCATAAATGGCGAGAGCAAATCAGCACAAGAAATTGCTGAAATATTTGCTAAACGGAAAGAAAAATGGACACCGCCAGATTATTCCAAACGAAAAGGTGTATTTAAACAATATACAGAAAGAGCTAAATCATTAATGGCTGGGGCATATATAGAATAA
- a CDS encoding class I SAM-dependent methyltransferase, whose amino-acid sequence MILANNIDDNILRDLIIYWANRAKEYSQTNQDELATEKRIIWQKLIMHHAPQKEKLRVLDIGAGPGFLAITLALAGHEVTAVDATEEMINQAKKNAIQYQVKVNFVLSDVHCLPFEDNSFDLIILRNVTWNLSNPTLAYQEWFRVLSTKGKLLNFDANWYLFLFNKDLYSQYMQDRQNTMNYGIEDHYRQTNTQEMERIAKLLPLSKEIRPEWDKKILQSIGYKNIHIENDISKIVWDKIEQINYHSTPMFLIAAEKQ is encoded by the coding sequence GTGATATTAGCGAATAATATTGATGATAATATTTTAAGGGATCTTATCATTTATTGGGCAAACCGAGCAAAAGAGTACAGCCAAACCAATCAAGATGAACTAGCAACTGAAAAAAGAATTATCTGGCAAAAGTTAATTATGCATCATGCACCACAAAAAGAAAAACTACGTGTATTAGATATAGGCGCTGGGCCCGGCTTTTTAGCTATCACGTTAGCTTTAGCCGGACATGAAGTAACTGCTGTAGATGCTACTGAAGAAATGATAAATCAAGCAAAAAAAAATGCAATACAATACCAAGTAAAGGTTAATTTTGTTTTATCCGATGTTCATTGCTTACCATTCGAAGACAATAGTTTTGATTTAATTATATTGCGTAATGTTACGTGGAATTTGAGTAATCCAACTTTAGCATATCAAGAATGGTTTAGAGTGTTAAGTACTAAAGGTAAATTACTTAATTTTGATGCCAACTGGTACCTATTTCTTTTTAATAAAGATCTTTATTCACAATATATGCAGGATAGACAAAATACCATGAATTATGGCATTGAAGATCATTATCGACAAACCAATACGCAAGAAATGGAACGAATCGCCAAATTACTACCATTGAGTAAAGAAATTAGACCTGAATGGGATAAGAAGATTTTACAATCAATTGGTTATAAAAATATTCATATTGAAAACGATATATCAAAGATAGTCTGGGATAAAATTGAACAAATTAACTATCATTCAACGCCAATGTTCTTAATAGCAGCAGAAAAACAATAA
- the rhmD gene encoding L-rhamnonate dehydratase, protein MKLPKIKEVRAYFMGGATAEKGSGGADYHDQGGHHWIDDHIATPMSKYKDYEQSRQSFGINVLGTLIVEVEADNGQIGFAVSTGGEMGCFIVEKHLNRFIEGKCVSDIKLIHDQMMNATMYYSGSGGLVMNTISCVDLALWDLFGKVTDLPVYKLLGGAVRDEIQFYATGARPDLAKEMGFIGGKMPTHWGPHDGDQGIKKDAEMVANMREKCGPDFWLMLDCWMSQDVNYATKLAYACAPYNLKWIEECLPPQQYEGYRELKRNAPPGMMVTSGEHHGTIQSFRTLSETGIDIMQPDVGWCGGLTTLLEIAAIAKSKGQLVVPHGSSVYSHHAVITFTNTPFSEFLMTSPDCSTLRPQFDPILINEPVPVNGRIHKSVLDKPGFGVELNRECKLIRPYSH, encoded by the coding sequence ATGAAGCTACCAAAAATAAAAGAAGTTAGAGCTTATTTTATGGGAGGAGCAACCGCCGAGAAAGGTAGTGGCGGGGCAGACTATCACGATCAGGGCGGCCACCACTGGATCGACGACCATATCGCCACGCCAATGAGCAAGTATAAAGACTATGAACAATCACGTCAATCTTTTGGTATCAACGTCCTTGGAACACTTATTGTCGAAGTTGAAGCTGATAATGGACAAATTGGATTTGCCGTATCAACAGGCGGAGAAATGGGATGTTTTATTGTTGAAAAACATCTAAATAGATTTATTGAAGGAAAATGTGTTTCTGATATCAAACTAATTCACGACCAAATGATGAATGCAACTATGTATTATTCTGGTTCAGGTGGTTTAGTAATGAACACGATATCATGTGTTGATTTAGCCCTTTGGGATCTATTTGGTAAAGTGACTGATCTACCTGTATATAAATTATTAGGTGGTGCAGTCCGTGATGAAATTCAATTTTATGCAACAGGTGCTCGCCCTGATTTGGCAAAAGAGATGGGCTTTATTGGTGGCAAGATGCCTACACATTGGGGACCACATGATGGAGATCAAGGCATCAAAAAAGATGCGGAAATGGTTGCCAACATGCGCGAAAAGTGTGGACCTGATTTTTGGCTAATGCTTGATTGCTGGATGAGTCAAGACGTAAATTATGCCACAAAACTTGCTTATGCTTGTGCGCCTTATAACTTAAAATGGATTGAAGAATGTTTACCTCCGCAACAATATGAAGGATACCGAGAGTTAAAACGCAATGCACCGCCAGGAATGATGGTCACATCTGGTGAACATCATGGAACAATTCAATCATTTAGAACATTATCTGAAACTGGAATTGATATCATGCAACCAGATGTTGGTTGGTGTGGAGGCTTAACCACATTACTTGAAATTGCTGCAATTGCGAAATCAAAAGGACAACTGGTCGTACCTCATGGTTCATCCGTTTATTCTCACCATGCAGTAATTACATTCACAAATACCCCATTTAGTGAGTTTTTAATGACGAGTCCTGATTGTTCAACACTCCGTCCGCAATTTGATCCAATATTGATTAATGAACCCGTTCCTGTAAATGGAAGAATTCATAAATCAGTACTTGATAAACCAGGATTTGGTGTTGAATTAAATCGTGAATGTAAATTAATTCGTCCTTATTCTCATTAA
- the sapD gene encoding putrescine export ABC transporter ATP-binding protein SapD, with protein MALLDIRNLTIEFITPDGLLRAIDRVNLKLSEGEIRGLVGESGSGKSLIAKAILGVTNHNWKISADRFYFNDVDLLKLTPKQRRKVISDNISMVFQEPQSCLDPSMKIGQQLIEAIPRRTFKGHWWQRLFWRKNRAIELLHRVGIKDHKEILKSYPFELTEGECQKVMIAIALANQPKLLIADEPTNAMEATTEAQIFRLLASMNQNMGTTILLISHDLQMVTRWTDRINVLYCGQTVEVADSEDLIKSPYHPYTQALIYAIPDFGKAMPHKSPLNTLPGVIPSLEHLPIGCRLGPRCPYAQKKCIQAPELIPIKDHSVACHFPLNTDE; from the coding sequence ATGGCACTATTAGACATTCGTAATTTAACTATTGAATTTATTACTCCTGATGGCCTGTTACGGGCGATTGATCGCGTCAATTTAAAACTATCAGAAGGTGAAATTCGAGGTCTAGTTGGTGAATCAGGTTCAGGTAAAAGTCTAATTGCTAAAGCGATACTTGGTGTCACTAATCATAATTGGAAGATTTCTGCTGATCGTTTTTATTTTAATGATGTTGATTTATTGAAGTTGACACCGAAACAACGGCGAAAAGTGATTAGTGATAATATATCCATGGTTTTCCAAGAGCCACAATCTTGTTTAGATCCGTCTATGAAAATTGGCCAACAATTAATTGAGGCCATTCCGCGAAGAACATTTAAAGGTCATTGGTGGCAACGACTGTTTTGGCGTAAGAATCGCGCGATTGAGTTACTACATCGTGTTGGGATTAAAGATCATAAAGAAATACTTAAATCATACCCATTTGAATTAACGGAAGGCGAATGTCAAAAAGTGATGATCGCTATAGCATTAGCTAATCAACCTAAATTACTTATTGCCGATGAACCAACCAATGCCATGGAAGCGACAACCGAAGCGCAAATATTTCGTTTGCTTGCGAGTATGAATCAAAATATGGGTACGACTATTTTACTGATTAGCCATGATTTGCAAATGGTTACTCGCTGGACTGATCGTATCAATGTCCTATATTGCGGACAAACTGTTGAGGTTGCTGATAGTGAAGATTTGATTAAATCACCTTATCACCCTTATACTCAGGCATTGATTTATGCTATTCCTGATTTTGGTAAAGCGATGCCGCATAAAAGCCCTTTAAATACCTTACCTGGCGTTATTCCATCATTGGAACATTTACCCATTGGTTGTCGATTGGGGCCTCGTTGTCCTTATGCACAAAAAAAATGTATACAAGCACCAGAACTTATCCCAATCAAAGATCATTCGGTAGCCTGTCATTTTCCATTAAATACTGATGAGTAG
- a CDS encoding peptide ABC transporter ATP-binding protein codes for MNPILKVRNLSKRFKIPKGLFGHLQIDAVKPLSFSLNEGKTLAIIGQNGSGKSTLAKMLVGMIKPDSGDIWIDGNKVEYGDFGHRSQLIRMIFQHVESSFDPRLRIGQLLEIPLKRNANYSSHEREKLINAVLKQVGLLPEHASYYPSVMAAGQKQRVALARALILKPKVIILDEALAALDISMRSQIVNLMLSLQEEQQISYVYVTQDIGMMKHISDQIIVMHNGEVVEYGNTAEVLASPLSDITQKLINSYFGEALTADTWRTDTRAF; via the coding sequence ATGAACCCAATATTAAAAGTCCGAAATTTATCAAAGCGATTTAAAATCCCTAAAGGACTCTTTGGTCATTTACAAATTGATGCTGTCAAACCTTTGTCATTTTCGCTAAATGAAGGGAAAACGTTAGCCATAATTGGACAAAATGGTTCCGGAAAATCGACATTAGCTAAAATGCTGGTTGGTATGATTAAACCAGATAGTGGCGATATTTGGATTGATGGTAACAAAGTAGAATATGGCGATTTTGGCCATCGTTCTCAACTGATTCGCATGATATTCCAACATGTTGAAAGTTCATTTGATCCACGGCTTCGTATTGGCCAATTGCTTGAAATTCCACTTAAACGCAATGCCAATTATAGCAGTCATGAACGGGAAAAATTAATCAATGCTGTTTTAAAACAAGTTGGTTTATTACCGGAACATGCTTCCTATTATCCGTCAGTGATGGCAGCAGGACAAAAACAACGCGTTGCTTTGGCTAGAGCACTAATTTTAAAGCCTAAAGTGATAATTCTTGATGAAGCTTTAGCTGCATTAGATATTTCAATGCGTTCACAAATTGTTAATTTAATGTTGTCATTACAAGAAGAGCAACAGATATCTTATGTTTATGTCACACAAGATATCGGAATGATGAAACATATTAGTGACCAAATTATCGTTATGCATAATGGTGAAGTGGTCGAATATGGTAATACTGCCGAAGTTTTAGCTTCGCCATTAAGTGACATTACTCAAAAGCTTATCAATAGTTATTTTGGTGAAGCACTAACAGCCGATACTTGGCGGACAGATACTCGAGCTTTTTAG
- the metA gene encoding homoserine O-acetyltransferase MetA has translation MPICIPDSLPAVDVLRNENVFVMTSTRANTQEIRPLKLLFLNLMPKKIETENQFLRLLSNSSLQVNIQLLRIDQRESKNTPIEHLNSFYCDFDDIREQNFDGLIITGAPLGKVAFSDVVYWPKLAEIITWAKDHVTSTMFVCWAVQAALNVLYDLPKFTRSQKLSGVYQHQILQPNAILTRGFDDTFLAPHSRNADFPIDKIKNYTDLNILAESDITGPYLMATADKRMAFVTGHPEYDSFTLANEYYRDLKAGINPKIPFNYFPENNPNLTPKATWRSHAYLLFSNWLNYYVYQLTPFDLTTRNLTIDD, from the coding sequence ATGCCTATATGTATTCCTGATTCATTACCGGCAGTTGATGTTCTTCGAAATGAAAATGTATTTGTGATGACTTCAACGCGTGCTAATACTCAAGAAATTCGTCCACTTAAGCTTCTTTTCTTAAATTTGATGCCGAAAAAAATAGAAACTGAAAATCAATTTTTGCGGTTACTTTCTAACTCATCTTTACAGGTGAATATTCAGTTATTAAGAATAGATCAGCGTGAATCTAAAAATACGCCAATAGAACATTTGAATAGCTTTTATTGTGATTTTGATGATATTCGTGAACAGAATTTTGATGGACTTATTATTACTGGAGCGCCATTAGGTAAAGTCGCTTTTTCAGATGTTGTGTATTGGCCTAAGTTAGCTGAAATTATTACTTGGGCGAAAGATCATGTAACCTCAACCATGTTTGTTTGTTGGGCGGTGCAAGCGGCATTAAATGTCTTATATGATTTACCTAAATTCACCCGTTCACAAAAGTTATCCGGTGTTTATCAACACCAAATCTTGCAACCAAATGCTATTTTAACCCGTGGTTTTGATGATACATTTTTAGCACCACATTCTCGTAATGCTGATTTTCCAATTGATAAAATTAAAAACTATACCGATTTAAATATTTTAGCTGAGTCAGATATAACTGGCCCATACTTAATGGCAACCGCTGATAAACGAATGGCGTTTGTTACTGGGCATCCAGAATATGATTCATTTACTTTGGCTAATGAGTATTATCGTGACTTGAAAGCAGGTATAAACCCTAAAATACCTTTTAATTACTTCCCAGAAAATAATCCTAATTTAACTCCGAAAGCAACATGGCGAAGTCATGCTTATTTACTATTTAGTAATTGGCTCAACTATTACGTTTATCAATTAACGCCATTTGATTTAACGACTCGTAATTTGACAATTGATGATTAA
- the fucO gene encoding lactaldehyde reductase, with the protein MSHRMILNQTAYFGVNSIHNIIDEVKKRGYQKALVVTDKELIKFKVATKVTELLDSAELDYQIFDEVMPNPTISIVKQGIEIFKQSNADYLIAIGGGSPQDTAKAIGIVINNPEFSDIRSLEGLAETKKPSIPIIAIPTTSGTAAEVTINYVITDEENKRKFVCVDPHDIPVLTLVDPNMMISMPASLKAATGIDALTHAIEGYITKGAWEMSDMFHLKAIEIISRSLRDSVNGDLNGVEQMALGQYIAGMGFSNVGLGLVHGMAHPLGAFYNVPHGVANAILLPHIMQYNAPYTGEKYRHIAKAMGIKNTEDMTIEDARNAAVNAVFQLNNDVKIPTNLHMVGVKKEDITALAEAAYADVCTQGNPRETNISDIEKLYHSVF; encoded by the coding sequence ATGAGTCATAGAATGATTTTGAATCAAACCGCATATTTTGGGGTGAATTCGATTCATAATATTATCGATGAAGTAAAAAAACGCGGCTATCAAAAAGCTTTAGTTGTTACTGATAAAGAACTGATTAAATTTAAAGTTGCAACTAAGGTTACTGAGTTACTTGATTCGGCAGAATTAGATTATCAAATATTTGATGAAGTTATGCCTAATCCAACAATTAGTATTGTAAAACAAGGAATAGAGATATTTAAGCAATCAAATGCAGATTATTTAATAGCGATTGGTGGTGGTTCACCGCAAGATACCGCTAAAGCGATTGGAATTGTAATAAATAATCCTGAATTTTCTGATATTCGTAGTTTAGAAGGTTTAGCGGAAACCAAAAAACCGTCTATCCCAATCATTGCAATTCCAACCACATCGGGAACAGCAGCAGAAGTAACGATCAATTATGTTATTACCGATGAAGAAAATAAGAGAAAATTTGTCTGTGTAGATCCTCACGATATACCTGTTTTGACTTTAGTTGATCCTAATATGATGATTAGTATGCCAGCCAGTTTAAAAGCAGCAACGGGGATTGATGCACTGACTCATGCAATAGAAGGCTATATCACAAAAGGTGCATGGGAGATGAGTGATATGTTTCATTTGAAAGCAATTGAAATTATCTCTCGTTCACTACGCGATTCGGTGAATGGTGATCTCAATGGCGTTGAACAAATGGCTTTAGGTCAATATATTGCTGGAATGGGATTCTCAAATGTTGGTCTCGGCTTAGTTCATGGTATGGCACATCCATTAGGTGCTTTTTATAATGTTCCTCATGGTGTTGCTAATGCAATATTACTTCCTCATATCATGCAATATAATGCACCGTACACAGGTGAAAAATATCGTCATATAGCCAAAGCAATGGGGATAAAAAATACTGAAGATATGACAATTGAAGATGCTCGAAATGCAGCCGTGAATGCCGTTTTCCAATTAAATAATGATGTCAAAATTCCAACAAACTTACATATGGTTGGCGTGAAGAAGGAAGACATAACAGCATTAGCCGAAGCAGCGTATGCTGATGTATGTACACAAGGAAATCCAAGAGAAACAAATATATCAGATATTGAAAAACTATATCACTCAGTTTTTTAA
- a CDS encoding MFS transporter — translation MSNILEKAVSKTRLRLVPFMLILYVLAFLDRANIGFAKSAYQLDTGLSNEAFALGAGIFFVAYAFLGAPANLLMRKFGARYWIGGTTLVWGLLSAAMAYADSEWKFLTVRVLLGMAEAGFFPGMIYLTSQWFPQKHRAGIMGLFYMGAPLALTFGSPLSGALLEMHGFLDHPGWYWMFIIEGILAVIAGIVTFIYLDDNISNARFLNENEKQALHEKLSSEESVKTTSKIIDAISNVTVWHLAIIYMIIQISVYGLIFFLPTQVAQLMGTTVGFKASLVAAIPWIAALFGTYFIPRYSDKVGERRNIAAITLLVAGLGIGISALASPSIAIIALCFAAIGFIAVQPVFWTIPTNLLSGAALAAGIGFINMFGAFGGFLAPIIRVKAETLFNNNIAGLLTLALITIIGTITIFMLKQTNKNS, via the coding sequence ATGTCTAATATTCTCGAAAAAGCGGTAAGCAAAACCCGTTTAAGACTTGTTCCATTCATGTTAATACTATACGTATTAGCATTTTTAGACCGCGCAAATATTGGCTTTGCCAAATCAGCATATCAATTAGATACAGGGCTCAGTAATGAAGCATTTGCACTTGGAGCCGGTATTTTCTTCGTAGCGTATGCTTTTTTAGGCGCACCAGCCAATTTATTAATGCGTAAATTTGGTGCTCGTTACTGGATTGGCGGTACAACTTTAGTATGGGGATTATTATCCGCTGCAATGGCTTATGCTGATTCTGAATGGAAATTTTTAACTGTTCGTGTACTACTTGGTATGGCGGAAGCCGGTTTCTTCCCAGGTATGATCTATTTAACTTCGCAATGGTTCCCACAAAAGCATCGCGCAGGAATAATGGGGTTATTTTATATGGGAGCACCTTTAGCGCTAACATTTGGCTCACCGCTATCTGGTGCTTTATTAGAAATGCATGGCTTTTTAGATCACCCAGGTTGGTACTGGATGTTTATTATTGAAGGTATTCTTGCTGTTATAGCTGGTATTGTCACTTTTATTTACCTTGATGACAACATCAGTAATGCTAGATTTTTAAATGAAAATGAAAAACAAGCATTACATGAAAAATTATCATCAGAAGAGAGTGTAAAAACTACATCTAAAATAATCGATGCTATCAGTAATGTCACTGTTTGGCATCTAGCCATTATTTACATGATAATTCAAATTAGTGTTTACGGGCTAATTTTCTTTTTACCAACACAAGTAGCTCAATTAATGGGAACAACGGTTGGTTTTAAAGCATCACTCGTAGCGGCAATTCCTTGGATTGCAGCATTATTCGGTACTTATTTTATTCCTCGATATTCAGACAAAGTTGGAGAAAGAAGAAATATCGCCGCTATAACATTATTGGTAGCAGGTCTAGGTATTGGAATTTCTGCACTTGCAAGTCCTAGTATTGCAATTATTGCCCTTTGTTTTGCGGCGATTGGTTTTATTGCGGTACAACCTGTTTTTTGGACTATACCAACTAACCTTTTATCTGGAGCTGCCCTAGCAGCAGGCATAGGATTTATTAATATGTTTGGTGCATTTGGTGGTTTTTTAGCACCAATTATTCGTGTAAAAGCTGAAACGCTTTTTAATAACAATATAGCAGGCTTACTAACTTTAGCACTGATAACAATAATCGGCACTATAACTATATTCATGCTAAAACAAACTAACAAAAATAGTTAA
- a CDS encoding IclR family transcriptional regulator: MSKVPALQRTIKILNFISSKGRCSAAEIINGLQIPKSSAYLLLEELKSYQFIKQDQNGDYFLWIKLVELGELASNCFDIREIAKKHLARLTNNTGLLTHLGILDNKTAYYILKCESHSTISVRSYVGKQVSLYRSGVGKCLLAFQPSEKISEIVNQLSFEQKTANTIMSISSLHTELAKIRQQGCSFDNEEDYINIRCIAAPIFNAQNNIAAAISAVGTTFQITDHVLPEITIKIKECAKDISKELGCLMYE, encoded by the coding sequence ATGTCTAAAGTACCCGCTTTACAAAGAACAATCAAAATACTTAACTTTATCTCATCTAAAGGTAGATGCAGTGCCGCAGAAATAATCAATGGCCTACAAATACCTAAAAGTTCTGCTTATCTTTTACTAGAAGAACTAAAGTCATATCAATTTATTAAACAAGATCAGAATGGTGATTATTTTTTATGGATCAAATTAGTTGAGTTAGGTGAGCTTGCTTCAAATTGTTTTGATATTAGAGAAATAGCCAAAAAACATCTTGCCAGATTAACCAATAATACCGGGCTGTTAACTCATTTAGGAATTTTAGATAACAAAACCGCTTATTATATTTTGAAATGTGAATCACATAGCACAATCAGTGTTCGTTCTTATGTAGGAAAACAAGTATCGCTTTATCGTTCTGGCGTCGGCAAATGCTTATTAGCTTTCCAACCTAGCGAAAAAATATCTGAAATCGTTAACCAACTTTCTTTCGAACAAAAAACCGCAAATACAATTATGTCCATTAGTTCATTACATACTGAATTGGCCAAGATTCGTCAACAAGGTTGTAGTTTTGATAATGAAGAAGATTATATCAATATAAGATGCATAGCGGCACCTATATTTAACGCACAAAATAATATTGCTGCGGCAATATCGGCTGTAGGAACAACATTTCAAATAACCGACCATGTATTACCGGAAATTACGATTAAAATCAAGGAATGTGCAAAAGATATCTCAAAAGAATTGGGTTGTCTTATGTACGAATAA
- the yfaU gene encoding 2-keto-3-deoxy-L-rhamnonate aldolase, protein MKKLLENKFKQEITKGNLQIGLWLSSATSYMAEIAATSEYDWLLLDGEHAPNTAQTLLTQLQAIAPYASHPVVRPLEGSQANIKQILDIGSQTLLIPMVETGEQAKAVVSATRYPPEGTRGVGASVARAARWGKIEKYMQQVNDSLCLLVQVESKKALENLDEIVMTEGVDGVFIGPADLSASLGYPDNAGHPDVQKIIEKTIRRIRQLGKAAGFLAVDIEMAQKCISWGANFVAVGVDTMLYMQAIDERLKHFKQLKSPNKSSSVSY, encoded by the coding sequence ATGAAAAAACTATTGGAAAATAAATTTAAACAAGAAATTACCAAAGGAAATTTACAAATTGGCCTTTGGTTATCTTCAGCGACATCTTATATGGCTGAAATTGCTGCAACCTCAGAATATGATTGGTTACTACTTGATGGTGAACATGCACCAAATACAGCACAAACCTTACTCACCCAGCTACAAGCAATCGCTCCATATGCCAGTCATCCTGTCGTGCGCCCTTTAGAAGGCAGTCAAGCTAACATAAAACAGATTTTAGATATTGGTTCTCAGACATTATTAATACCAATGGTTGAAACAGGCGAACAAGCAAAGGCTGTAGTTTCAGCGACACGTTATCCACCCGAAGGAACCCGTGGCGTAGGTGCTAGTGTAGCAAGAGCTGCCCGCTGGGGAAAAATTGAAAAGTACATGCAACAAGTCAATGATTCACTCTGTCTGTTAGTACAAGTTGAAAGTAAAAAAGCACTCGAAAATCTTGATGAAATTGTTATGACCGAAGGAGTAGATGGCGTATTTATTGGCCCTGCAGATTTATCCGCATCCTTAGGTTATCCAGATAATGCTGGGCATCCAGACGTACAAAAAATAATTGAAAAAACAATTAGAAGAATTAGGCAATTAGGTAAAGCTGCTGGGTTTTTAGCTGTTGATATCGAAATGGCGCAAAAATGTATCTCATGGGGAGCAAATTTCGTTGCTGTAGGTGTGGATACAATGCTGTATATGCAGGCTATTGATGAAAGATTAAAACACTTTAAACAGTTAAAAAGCCCCAATAAATCATCTTCAGTTTCATATTAA